From Microcystis aeruginosa NIES-2549, a single genomic window includes:
- a CDS encoding microviridin/marinostatin family tricyclic proteinase inhibitor produces MNYPNTEQSKAIPFFARFLSVDQDEAPTPDSPPDSEPAPVWTWKWPSDWEDS; encoded by the coding sequence ATGAATTATCCCAATACCGAACAAAGTAAAGCAATACCCTTCTTTGCTCGTTTTTTATCTGTGGACCAAGACGAGGCTCCGACTCCCGATTCCCCCCCCGATTCTGAACCGGCTCCCGTTTGGACTTGGAAATGGCCTTCTGACTGGGAAGATAGTTAA